GCGCGAGGCCGGCGTGATCCGGCGGCAGACGGTCATCGTCGACCCCAAGGCTCTGAACCGGTCCACCTGTTTCTTTGTCCTGATCCGCACCTCCGAACATGACACGGAATGGCAGGAACGTTTCCTGCACGCGGTGCGCGAACGGCCAGAGGTGATGGAAGCGCACCGACTGGCCGGAGAGATCGACTATATCCTGAAGATCTGCGTGCCGGATGCCGAAGCCTATGACAGCTTCTATCAATCGCTGATCGGGGATGTTCGCATCTTCAAT
The genomic region above belongs to Rhodovulum sp. P5 and contains:
- a CDS encoding Lrp/AsnC family transcriptional regulator produces the protein MPRNDAGPRLDALDRRILAELQADASQSLDEIAKKVGSSKTPVWNRIRKMREAGVIRRQTVIVDPKALNRSTCFFVLIRTSEHDTEWQERFLHAVRERPEVMEAHRLAGEIDYILKICVPDAEAYDSFYQSLIGDVRIFNVSALLSMEAIKSTTILPV